In the genome of Candidatus Margulisiibacteriota bacterium, the window TTCTGTCCGGCGTGGCGGTGTGTTCGTTCCACCGGAAGCGGACGGGCCGGAGTTCCCCGATCTTGTTCAGGTCCGCTTGATAATCGACGATATCTTTTTTATATCTGCGGCTGGAGCTTGACGTCAGAACCTCAAGGGTAGTCGCGGATAAGACCAGGGTCGTGCCTGTGCCGGCGGCCAGTCCAGAAAAGTAGACCCTGCCGGTTACCTTTAATTTTCCAGCTACCTCCAAGGTGACGCTCGGGCTCGCCGTCCCGATGCCGACGTTGCCGCCTGATAAGACAGTCAATAATTTTCTATTGGTTGAATCAGTGACTTCAAAGGAGGGTTGCGTGCCCGCGCCGCTGGCGCGCAGACCCAGCTTAAGGATAGCGCTTGAACCGGCATTGTAATCCGATCCTTGAAGCGTAAGCTTGGCTCCCGTGCCGGTATAAAAAGGAGAATCGCCGCCCTTAAGCACCGCGGCTCCCGCGGGATAATAACCTGAACCGGCTTCTAAAGTTAAGGTCGCCCCTGTTGACTGGGTTCCCCCCACATCGGCGCCGGACAGGCTTAGATTCGCGGAAGAAACGATGGAAGAACTGGTCCCCAAAATCCTCATCCGTTCCGTATCATTGGTCTTAAAAACAATAGGATTTGTGTCTTTCGTAAAAATATTCAATCCTATAGTCCAGCCACTCGTATAGCCGCTACCAGACACCTGTTTGACAATGCCAGAATCCGCACCGCCTCCCCTCATAATTAACCCTTCCGACATATCTCCAGAATTAGTCTCGATAAATGTGTCTTTACCATCGCCTGATAACAAAACCCCTATTGTGCCTCTCGGAGAAATCAGCCCCTCTCCTATATCAAGATTCACCGCGGACGCGGCTATCGTTAGTGAGCCGGTCATGGTGTCGCCGGCTTTGAGGACTTTTGTGCTATCCGTACCGGTAACATTGGTCAAACCCGAACCATTGCCGGAGAAATTAGTCGCCTTGACTATTCCAATAACCTCCAGGGTTCTCGAAGGGCTGGTCGTGCCGATGCCAACATCGCCGCCCATGATCGCCATAGTGTTGGCCGCCGTTATTGTTCTGCCCGCTGTATCGTCTAATCCGATGCCAAAGGAAAAATCCCCCTGGGCGGTAATCCGGTTGCCCAGTGCGGTTGAACTGCTACCGCTAGCGGTAGTGTATTTGCCGATCGCTACGCTATTAACGCCGCTCGCGGTAACACTCTCTCCGAACGAGAACGACATCATAGCTAGAGATTGTGGATTCCAGCCCATCGCTATCGATCCCCAGCCTCCGGATGCATTCGCGTAAGGCCCAAAAGCAATCCTCGGATTAACACCGACTTCTGTACCGCCTATAAGCTTGCCGTCTAATAATGTATCGCCGCTGACGGATAATTTATAAGCGCCGGGCGCTGTATTGCCGATGGCGACACTGCCCGAAGAAGTCGCTAAATTAGCCCCCGCGGAATTAGTTAGCGTGCCGGTCATGGTATCGCCGGCTTTTAAAACATAAGTGCCGGAAGTTGCGGCGGTGGTCTGGGTGGTTGCGTCAGGAAATTTGAAGCCGCCGGACGAGGACTCGACCAGGCCAACAACTTTTACCCCCAACCCGCCGGTAAAATAACCGGCGTAACCATTGGCGCTCGTCGATTCACCATAGACGCCGTAAGTCGTGCCGGTCGCGCTGGAGGCCTTGCCGTAAACGCCTTTGCCGGCCACACCGGATGCGTCTCCATAAGCACCGACGGCGTTAGTTCCGCCAGCCGAAAAATAGCCGCCGTAATTGGTAGTTCCTGCGCTTGTATCGGTAGCCGCGCCTTCGACGGCTCTGGAATTCTCGCTGACAGCTTCAAATTTACCGGCATACTTGGGCGCGTAGCCGTAAACGCCGTAGCCGTTGGTCGAAGTTTGAACATTGCCGTAGACACCGTAGGCCGT includes:
- a CDS encoding tail fiber domain-containing protein, which codes for MTSGILASGAVTSGILADGAVTADKTNIAAINSTTGNLASDINITTTGIVTAAAVKLSGDSDSVQSTATGTTGRAVYGRASVAGGLRSGVTNYGGYFVADGQYGRGVYAESTGNGGYGIYAVTTSPEGLSKAGYFNSSGSIGIGIDAFGNAKGGSFSSNNADGIGVDITVIGASAYGLKSVNSSSTGTNYGAYGESKSDAGYGVYGLASTGGSGTAYGVYGNVQTSTNGYGVYGYAPKYAGKFEAVSENSRAVEGAATDTSAGTTNYGGYFSAGGTNAVGAYGDASGVAGKGVYGKASSATGTTYGVYGESTSANGYAGYFTGGLGVKVVGLVESSSGGFKFPDATTQTTAATSGTYVLKAGDTMTGTLTNSAGANLATSSGSVAIGNTAPGAYKLSVSGDTLLDGKLIGGTEVGVNPRIAFGPYANASGGWGSIAMGWNPQSLAMMSFSFGESVTASGVNSVAIGKYTTASGSSSTALGNRITAQGDFSFGIGLDDTAGRTITAANTMAIMGGDVGIGTTSPSRTLEVIGIVKATNFSGNGSGLTNVTGTDSTKVLKAGDTMTGSLTIAASAVNLDIGEGLISPRGTIGVLLSGDGKDTFIETNSGDMSEGLIMRGGGADSGIVKQVSGSGYTSGWTIGLNIFTKDTNPIVFKTNDTERMRILGTSSSIVSSANLSLSGADVGGTQSTGATLTLEAGSGYYPAGAAVLKGGDSPFYTGTGAKLTLQGSDYNAGSSAILKLGLRASGAGTQPSFEVTDSTNRKLLTVLSGGNVGIGTASPSVTLEVAGKLKVTGRVYFSGLAAGTGTTLVLSATTLEVLTSSSSRRYKKDIVDYQADLNKIGELRPVRFRWNEHTATPDRKDFGMIAEEVIKVFPELVELNANGSPESVHYEKLPVILLQGYLEQQKEMISQQSQIESLKKEVAELRGTLKNAK